A window of Nicotiana tabacum cultivar K326 chromosome 24, ASM71507v2, whole genome shotgun sequence contains these coding sequences:
- the LOC107807210 gene encoding ACT domain-containing protein ACR4 produces the protein MEATVSYSQNIMDDEYEKFIRRMNPPRVVIDNESCKNATVIQVDSANKHGILLEVVQVLTDLNLTITKAYICSDGGWFMDVFNVTNQEGNKITEEPILDYIMKSLGPDSCFASSMRRSVGVTTGMNHTSIELIGSDRPGLLSEVSAVLTNLRCNVVNAEVWTHNTRAAAIMQVTDDENGGAVSDLERLTMVKKLLCNVLRGSNKSRDAKTLVSHGVTHTERRLHQLMFADRDYERAMGDGSDDKERPNVNVVNWQDKDYSVVTIRCKDRPKLLFDTICTMTDMQYVVFHGNVDTEGPEAYQEYCIRHIDGSPVKSDAERQRVIQCLEAAIERRVSEGLKLELCTTDRVGLLSDVTRIFRENSLTVTRAEVTTRAGKALNTFYVSDSSGYPVDAKIIESVRQTIGQTILRVKGNPEELNPVQQESPTRFLFGGLFKSRSFCNFGLVRSYS, from the exons ATGG AAGCTACTGTGAGCTATTCTCAGAACATAATGGATGATGAATATGAAAAATTTATTAGAAGAATGAATCCACCAAG AGTGGTAATTGACAATGAATCTTGCAAAAATGCTACTGTTATACAG GTGGATAGTGCTAATAAACATGGTATACTTCTTGAGGTGGTACAAGTTCTTACTGATCTTAACCTTACTATTACCAAGGCTTATATTTGCTCTGATGGTGGTTGGTTCATGGATG TATTCAATGTCACTAATCAAGAAGGGAATAAAATTACAGAAGAACCGATCTTGGATTATATAATGAAG TCACTTGGTCCAGATTCTTGTTTTGCCTCTTCTATGAGAAGATCAGTTGGGGTTACTACAGGAATGAACCACACATCAATTGAGTTAATTGGAAGTGATAGACCAGGTCTACTATCTGAAGTAAGTGCTGTCCTTACCAACCTACGATGCAATGTGGTGAATGCTGAAGTGTGGACCCATAACACCCGAGCAGCAGCTATAATGCAAGTTACTGATGACGAAAACGGGGGTGCAGTTTCTGACCTCGAGAGGTTGACTATGGTCAAGAAACTGTTATGTAATGTACTTAGGGGTAGCAATAAATCAAGAGATGCTAAGACGTTGGTTTCTCACGGGGTTACTCATACTGAAAGAAGGCTTCATCAGTTGATGTTTGCAGACCGGGACTATGAACGTGCAATGGGTGACGGATCAGATGATAAAGAAAGGCCGAACGTGAATGTTGTTAATTGGCAAGATAAGGACTATTCTGTAGTGACAattcggtgcaaggatagaccaAAACTTCTGTTTGATACGATTTGTACTATGACGGATATGCAGTATGTGGTTTTCCATGGCAATGTTGATACTGAAGGACCAGAAGCTTACCAG GAATACTGCATAAGGCATATCGATGGATCTCCTGTAAAATCAGATGCAGAAAGACAAAGAGTGATTCAATGTCTTGAAGCAGCAATAGAAAGAAGAGTATCCGAG GGATTGAAGCTAGAATTATGTACCACAGACAGAGTAGGGCTGCTATCTGATGTTACTAGAATATTCCGCGAGAATAGCCTCACTGTCACCCGAGCAGAAGTGACAACAAGAGCAGGCAAAGCTCTAAATACATTCTACGTTAGCGATTCATCAGGGTACCCTGTTGATGCTAAGATCATCGAATCTGTTCGACAAACTATTGGACAAACGATACTTCGAGTGAAAGGCAATCCTGAAGAGTTAAATCCAGTTCAACAAGAATCTCCAACTAGGTTCCTTTTTGGTGGCTTGTTCAAGTCCAGATCCTTTTGTAATTTTGGTTTGGTTAGATCCTACTCTTGA